The following proteins come from a genomic window of Methanothermobacter thermautotrophicus:
- a CDS encoding Mur ligase family protein, protein MKGMITEGRNGESMRIAVLGLGVEGLKAVESLRRRGHSVYASDIRDDIELNMEGVDVDLGFHDTERIASSDAVVLSPSLFGTDLWERFSDRLLCRVLRGHREPVTVAVTGTNGKTTTASMIAHVLESAGRRVLLGGNAGGGFDGYTEVILRASEEEFDYMVVEVCDMTLEFASRCFDIDLVVLTNLGEDHLDFHGSMENYRDSVAGFLEGRDVVISEDEPHLRELTVRARRVMRYTPYRGELVLEGKFNRLNAGAAEEALKFLGIPSEVTARYLSGFRPVAGRIRSFSVNGAVVVAGKTDNPHAMRALLSESDFDVVFLGTPRRSEEWRLGILDEIAESPPEILVLFPGLEDTVEMALEHLRELRIPSEVLTTHDPREIPGMVREFSREYGRILVAGNGQDVLIRIQEELEAIVSCA, encoded by the coding sequence ATGAAAGGGATGATAACTGAGGGCAGGAACGGTGAATCGATGAGGATTGCGGTTCTGGGACTTGGAGTTGAGGGTTTAAAGGCTGTTGAATCCCTCAGGAGGAGGGGCCACAGCGTATACGCCAGTGATATAAGGGATGATATTGAACTGAACATGGAGGGCGTGGACGTTGACCTTGGCTTCCATGACACAGAGAGGATAGCCTCATCTGATGCCGTTGTACTGAGCCCCTCACTCTTTGGCACAGATCTCTGGGAAAGGTTCAGTGACAGGCTCCTCTGCAGGGTACTCAGGGGTCACAGGGAGCCGGTCACAGTTGCAGTTACAGGGACCAACGGGAAGACCACGACGGCGTCAATGATAGCACATGTACTTGAGAGTGCAGGCAGGAGGGTCCTCCTCGGCGGAAACGCAGGAGGCGGATTCGATGGATACACTGAGGTCATACTGAGGGCATCTGAGGAGGAATTCGATTACATGGTGGTGGAGGTCTGCGACATGACCCTTGAATTCGCATCCAGGTGCTTCGACATTGACCTGGTTGTCCTCACAAACCTGGGAGAGGACCACCTGGACTTTCACGGGTCCATGGAGAACTACAGGGACTCGGTGGCCGGGTTCCTTGAGGGCAGGGATGTGGTCATATCTGAAGACGAACCCCACCTCAGGGAACTCACAGTGAGGGCCAGGAGGGTCATGAGATACACCCCCTACCGGGGTGAACTCGTCCTGGAGGGGAAGTTCAACAGACTCAACGCAGGGGCCGCTGAGGAGGCCCTGAAATTTCTTGGAATACCATCTGAGGTCACCGCCAGGTACCTCTCAGGGTTCAGACCGGTGGCGGGCCGCATAAGATCGTTCAGTGTGAATGGTGCAGTGGTGGTTGCAGGTAAAACCGATAACCCCCACGCCATGAGGGCCCTGCTCAGTGAATCTGATTTTGATGTCGTATTCCTGGGCACACCACGAAGATCAGAGGAGTGGCGTCTGGGGATCCTTGATGAAATCGCAGAGTCTCCACCTGAAATCCTTGTACTCTTTCCGGGGCTTGAGGACACGGTTGAGATGGCCCTTGAGCACCTGAGGGAACTCAGGATCCCATCGGAGGTCCTCACCACCCATGACCCCCGGGAGATTCCAGGGATGGTCAGGGAGTTCTCCAGGGAGTATGGGAGGATACTTGTGGCAGGTAACGGACAGGATGTGCTTATCAGGATCCAGGAGGAACTCGAGGCCATTGTATCATGTGCCTAG
- a CDS encoding class III signal peptide-containing protein, with amino-acid sequence MIIRDLRGQGGAEYILLFAAIIVIAVAALYIYSSYFKFAGNETVEVKLTITNIGPSKSKFIYEANNTTGGGSRHIVSGDPGNRFFLLQPGASRTFNLGRMSGGTSFTIEGGVGDPRGGTDDLRGIGQRGRWTLTIGNQTYSWVISGPYDYRRNPTGSVLMSFSISGGGGSPFKFSSDQVQVRGNVSG; translated from the coding sequence ATGATAATCAGGGATTTAAGGGGGCAGGGGGGTGCAGAATACATACTGCTCTTCGCAGCGATAATAGTGATAGCTGTTGCAGCCCTCTACATATACAGCTCCTACTTCAAATTCGCAGGGAACGAGACCGTGGAGGTCAAACTCACCATAACGAATATCGGACCATCCAAGAGCAAGTTCATCTATGAGGCCAACAACACCACGGGTGGTGGGAGCAGGCACATAGTATCAGGGGACCCAGGTAACAGATTCTTCCTTCTCCAGCCGGGTGCAAGCAGGACCTTCAACCTTGGGAGGATGAGTGGGGGTACAAGCTTCACCATTGAGGGGGGAGTGGGAGACCCCCGCGGCGGAACAGATGACCTGAGGGGTATAGGTCAGAGGGGCCGCTGGACCCTCACAATCGGCAACCAGACCTACTCATGGGTTATAAGCGGACCCTACGACTACCGCAGGAACCCCACCGGCAGTGTGCTGATGTCCTTCTCAATAAGTGGAGGTGGAGGTTCACCCTTCAAATTCAGCAGTGACCAGGTTCAGGTGAGGGGAAACGTATCAGGCTGA
- the msrA gene encoding peptide-methionine (S)-S-oxide reductase MsrA: protein MCLSRYERATFGAGCFWGVEDAFRKVEGVVSTRVGYMGGHTENPTYEDVCTGLTGHAEVVEVTFDPEVVGYRDLLDVFWSIHDPTTLNRQGPDVGEQYRSVIFYHSDEQRKEALESRRRLKESGRFMDRIVTAIEPAGTFYEAEEYHQQYLEKNPQRRCYIRRFY, encoded by the coding sequence ATGTGTTTGAGCAGATATGAGAGGGCCACATTCGGTGCTGGATGCTTCTGGGGGGTTGAGGATGCCTTCAGGAAGGTTGAGGGTGTTGTGTCCACCAGGGTGGGATACATGGGGGGTCACACTGAGAACCCCACCTATGAGGATGTATGCACCGGCCTCACAGGACATGCCGAGGTGGTTGAGGTAACCTTTGACCCTGAGGTTGTGGGTTACAGGGACCTCCTTGACGTCTTCTGGAGCATACATGACCCGACAACCCTCAACAGGCAGGGCCCGGACGTTGGGGAGCAGTACCGCTCGGTCATATTCTACCACAGCGATGAACAGAGGAAGGAGGCCCTGGAGTCAAGGAGGAGGCTTAAAGAGTCCGGGAGGTTCATGGACAGGATAGTTACAGCCATAGAGCCGGCAGGCACCTTCTATGAGGCCGAGGAGTACCACCAGCAGTATCTTGAGAAAAACCCCCAGAGGAGATGCTACATAAGGAGATTTTACTGA
- a CDS encoding 2-oxoacid:acceptor oxidoreductase subunit alpha, whose amino-acid sequence MKRICDDVSLVLCGEAGQGIQTVETLLIGAFKATGYHIFSSKEYMSRVRGGENSTLIRVSSRPVRAFIERVDVLFALSPGAVEHMGDRAKETLVIADDGFDEEGAIGLPIIAEAEKLGGRIFANVVAAGAAANLFGVNEETFDGAVRSLFERKGPDILEADLRAGRKGYELGEELRGHLEISIEPQTSVREHVVLNGTEAVGIGCIAGGCRFMSSYPMTPSTPLQIFISENADEFDMVFEQAEDEIAAINMCLGASYAGARSLVATSGSGFALMEEAVGLAGMIETPVVIYIGQRPGPAVGLPTRTAQEDLNLALYSGPGEFPRAILAPGKLEDAPDIAAHAFNLAERYQVPVFLLSDQYLADLYYNLPAPVVSVEPEYHLVRTWEGYRRFEFTDDGISPRGIPGHGSGMVRVDSDEHDEEGLITEDMDVRRRMVEKRNMRLDMLRDDALKPEVIGDNSHALICWGSTYWPVREAIESSDADVAMVHFSQVYPLPHDTLELLESFERTAVVENNYGGQFADLLKLEGFEADARLNRYDGMPFSVEGVAGFIEEVLL is encoded by the coding sequence ATGAAAAGGATATGTGATGATGTATCCCTGGTGCTCTGCGGTGAGGCAGGGCAGGGCATACAGACAGTGGAGACCCTCCTGATAGGGGCCTTCAAGGCCACCGGCTACCACATATTCTCCTCCAAGGAGTACATGTCCCGTGTCCGTGGAGGAGAGAACTCCACACTGATAAGGGTGTCATCCAGGCCGGTGCGGGCCTTCATAGAGAGGGTGGATGTGCTATTTGCACTGAGCCCGGGTGCAGTGGAACACATGGGTGACCGTGCGAAGGAGACACTGGTCATTGCAGATGATGGCTTTGATGAGGAGGGCGCCATAGGGTTGCCGATAATAGCCGAGGCAGAGAAACTTGGGGGCAGGATATTCGCCAACGTCGTTGCAGCGGGTGCAGCCGCAAACCTCTTCGGTGTTAATGAGGAAACATTTGATGGGGCTGTGAGGTCCCTCTTCGAACGTAAGGGTCCAGATATATTGGAGGCTGACCTGAGGGCCGGTAGGAAGGGCTATGAACTCGGTGAGGAACTCAGGGGGCACCTGGAGATCAGCATTGAGCCCCAAACATCGGTGAGGGAACACGTGGTCCTCAACGGGACAGAGGCCGTTGGCATAGGATGCATCGCAGGGGGCTGCCGCTTCATGTCATCCTACCCCATGACACCCTCAACTCCACTGCAGATATTCATATCAGAGAATGCCGATGAATTCGATATGGTCTTCGAGCAGGCAGAGGACGAGATTGCAGCCATTAACATGTGCCTGGGGGCCTCCTATGCAGGTGCAAGGTCCCTTGTTGCAACCTCAGGGAGTGGATTTGCCCTCATGGAGGAGGCTGTGGGCCTTGCAGGTATGATAGAAACGCCTGTGGTTATATACATAGGCCAGAGACCCGGGCCGGCCGTCGGTCTTCCCACCAGGACAGCCCAGGAGGACCTGAACCTCGCCCTCTACTCCGGGCCGGGTGAGTTCCCCAGGGCAATTCTGGCTCCCGGGAAACTCGAGGATGCCCCTGATATAGCAGCCCATGCCTTCAACCTTGCAGAAAGGTACCAGGTACCCGTATTTCTGCTCTCAGACCAGTACCTGGCGGACCTCTACTACAACCTCCCTGCTCCTGTGGTCAGCGTGGAACCCGAGTACCATTTAGTCAGGACATGGGAGGGGTACAGGAGATTCGAGTTCACAGATGACGGTATCTCACCCAGGGGTATCCCGGGCCATGGTTCCGGGATGGTCAGGGTGGACTCTGATGAACACGATGAGGAGGGCCTGATAACTGAGGACATGGATGTCAGGAGGCGGATGGTTGAGAAGAGGAACATGCGCCTTGATATGCTGAGGGATGATGCCCTGAAACCCGAGGTCATCGGTGATAATTCACATGCCCTGATATGCTGGGGCTCCACCTACTGGCCGGTCCGGGAGGCCATAGAGTCCTCGGATGCCGATGTGGCCATGGTGCACTTCAGTCAGGTATACCCCCTCCCACATGACACCCTGGAGCTCCTTGAATCCTTTGAAAGGACCGCCGTGGTTGAGAACAACTATGGGGGCCAGTTCGCGGACCTCCTTAAGCTCGAGGGATTTGAGGCCGATGCCAGGTTGAACAGGTATGATGGTATGCCCTTCAGTGTTGAGGGTGTTGCAGGGTTCATTGAGGAGGTTCTACTATGA
- a CDS encoding thiamine pyrophosphate-dependent enzyme, translating into MRPEDYDMETDIAWCPGCGNFSILRALKMALAELEIPPERLVLVSGIGQAGKLPQYMRCNHFNGLHGRSLPAAVAIKAVNPELTVIDVSGDGCMYGEGGNHFIHNIRRNPDITTIVHDNMVYGLTKGQASPTSQPGFKTPVQVHGVFEEPFNPIAVAVALGATFVARAFSGDVERTRDILVEAISHHGYALVDIFQPCVTFNRVNTFQWFREHTYYTEHDPEDRLLAFEKSLEGYGGGKFPLGVIYRVEGERTFEENLSIYREDSTPLWRRSHDPEKLKRLIESKRRV; encoded by the coding sequence ATGAGGCCAGAGGATTATGACATGGAAACTGACATCGCATGGTGTCCTGGATGCGGTAACTTCTCCATCCTGAGGGCCCTTAAAATGGCCCTTGCAGAACTTGAGATACCCCCTGAGAGGCTTGTACTTGTCTCGGGGATAGGCCAGGCCGGGAAGCTCCCCCAGTACATGAGGTGCAACCACTTCAATGGACTGCATGGCAGATCACTCCCGGCTGCGGTGGCCATCAAGGCCGTGAACCCTGAACTCACCGTTATCGATGTGAGCGGTGACGGCTGCATGTACGGTGAGGGCGGGAACCACTTCATCCATAACATCCGGAGGAACCCTGATATAACCACCATCGTCCATGACAACATGGTCTACGGCCTCACCAAGGGCCAGGCGTCCCCCACAAGTCAGCCCGGCTTTAAGACTCCGGTGCAGGTCCATGGGGTCTTTGAGGAACCATTCAACCCCATAGCCGTGGCGGTTGCCCTGGGGGCCACCTTCGTTGCAAGGGCCTTCTCAGGGGATGTTGAGAGGACACGTGACATACTGGTTGAGGCCATCAGCCACCATGGATATGCCCTCGTGGATATATTCCAGCCATGTGTGACCTTCAACCGTGTTAACACCTTCCAGTGGTTCCGTGAGCACACCTACTACACTGAACATGACCCTGAAGACAGGTTGCTGGCCTTTGAGAAGTCCCTTGAGGGATACGGTGGGGGTAAGTTTCCACTGGGGGTCATATACAGGGTTGAGGGTGAGAGGACCTTCGAGGAGAACCTGAGTATATACCGGGAGGATTCCACTCCACTCTGGAGGAGGAGCCATGACCCTGAAAAACTGAAGCGTCTCATTGAATCAAAGAGGAGGGTGTAG